Genomic segment of Deinococcus multiflagellatus:
CCCATACTTCGCTTTGTGCGCCTTTTTCAGCCGGGCGTACTCCTCATTGGCTTCGGCCTCGTCCCATTTGGCTTTGAAGATGCGGGCGGACTCGGCCTTCACCGGGTCTTCCGGGGTGCGGGGCAATTCAGGGCGGCCGTGGGCGCCACTCTGGCCCTTCTTGTCGGCCGGCACGGGGCCGTCGTACTTCTTGCCGCCCTTGTGGTTGGCGTAGCGCCGCGAGCGGGTAAAGCCCATCTGCAGGAACTTGCGTGCCATGTCGGCTCCCACAAAATCTCCGGCACTTAGGTAATCCAGAAACATTTGGTAAATCGTCTCGCTGCTTTCCCGGGCCACCTCGGGC
This window contains:
- a CDS encoding DUF4385 domain-containing protein, with product MPKFDYSLDYRTLDLRAHPELYRVGVGEQGVLLVQPYKGEILPHWRFATPEVARESSETIYQMFLDYLSAGDFVGADMARKFLQMGFTRSRRYANHKGGKKYDGPVPADKKGQSGAHGRPELPRTPEDPVKAESARIFKAKWDEAEANEEYARLKKAHKAKYG